A window of Podarcis muralis chromosome 10, rPodMur119.hap1.1, whole genome shotgun sequence genomic DNA:
gggctcaaggtggtgtacatggtttagATGTACTTCACAACAAAAGTACATACTCTGGGCATCTTAACAATTAAGGTATAATCTCTGTTAAATGATCCTGAGCATATAGGTAAATTTAAAACACATCGGGGAACGCTTGTTTAATAGTTGTTCGCTGAGCAAACTTCTTTTGAACTTGAGTGCTGCAGAGCACCATTATAGGAACAGCCTGGGGCAGATGCCTCTGAAAGGTTTGTTAATCCAATTTTTATATAAGTGGGAGTACTTTTGTAAGAGGTAACAAACTGctactggactgcaactcccatcatccctgacgattGTCTGTGCTGGCTTGGACtgatggagtccaaaaacatctgaaagccacaggttccagctatacatgtttactcaggaaaataagttccactgagttcaatgttaAGTGTACATAGCATTGTGATCTATAGTGTCCATTCTGAATTCAGATGGTCAGTAGATCTGGATAACCTACACTCAGCCATTGTAGTTACAATTTCACTGTCAAGTTGAATGATCTGTCAAATTATACTTCACGGCACTGTACAACATGTTACAGTAAGGTAAAGAcaggtccattaggtccagtcgtgaccgactctggggttgcggcactcatctcgctttattgcctgagggagccggtgtacagcttctgggtcatgtggccagcatgactaaaccgcttctggcaaaccagagcagcgcacggaaacgccgtttaccttcccgctggagcggtacctatttacctacttgcactttgatgtgttttcgaactgctaggttggcaggagcagggaccgagcaacgggagctcaccccgtcacggggattcaaaccaccgtccttctgattggcaagtcctaggctctgtggtttaacccacagcgccacccacgtccctaaacaTGTTACAGTAGAACAGCCTAAAATGTTTTAAGGATCTAGTGCAATAGCCCATAATATCAATGGCATAGCAGCAACACTACTGCTATCAAATAGGATGGTGTCACTACACTGTGGTTGCATGCATCTCTTTCCTGAACCCTAACACATCACAGAACTGGGAAAATCCAGGGCGTGTCCACAGGAGAGCTTTATTTAGCTGTTGATCCACTTCCCTTCCATTTGAATTAGACAGGAGTAGTCCAAAAACACATGCATTTGAATTTGCATATGAGGAGCAACCAGTGCCgggtttacgtataagctaaacaagctatagcttagggccccactctcttgggggtcccccaaaaaagtaaaggaaaaaaatggatatacatttccaaaatataagataaaaacaaataaagcctacatacagcaacagtgttttgtgttgtgtaggttcctatgatgtaagaAATGGGTTTTCTCATTTCTaactgacaatttgttgttgacaaaggacagctggacatataaagggtcccattaccttcagtagcttagggcctcaccaaacctaaatccagccctgggagcAACTTTGGTCTTTCCTGTTCATACCAGTAGGCGTTTCCTTTTGTGTCGGTCCCTGATGGGGCATGCACACAAATAACTGCACACACACCTTGGGAGAGGGAACAACCCTCTCAGGAAGTGTACAAAAGCACACAGTCATACAACTGTAAATTTTCACCACTCACTtttgcagttttctggttttgtgcaaatatgagataattttaaaaatctatcCAAGCTTTACTAGGGAGTGCACTGAGCCCAACTGTATAAGAATTGAAAGCCATTGTCAGTTCTCAGCATGCACTTTTCAGATAGCTGTGCAATATCTGGTGCAGAAATTTGTTATGTGGTTTGCTTGTGTAGTTTTCTAGTTTTGTGCAAATGTGAGGGATCAAaacaaatatatatgtataaagcTGTGCTCCATTCAGGAGCACACTGGAAACAGTTATGAGCACAggctgaaaagaaaagagagcacTGAGGAAGTAGCAGACATGGAAAAGGGATTAGCAGAAAGTGATCATTGATCCAGGCACCCCAAAACACCTAAAACAAATAATCTGCAAGCATGAGTGGAGCATCTTGGAACCTAATTTCCCCCAAATTATTGGATTATACCTGTATGCAGTAAACCCAATTTTACAAAGGGAAAGTATAAAATCTCTGGTGTGGGCAAGTCCCCAGAGTGTAATctggggccagtgtggtgtagtggttaagagcggtagcctcgtaatctggtgaaccgggttcgattccccgctcctccacatgcagctgctgggtgaccttgggccagtcacacttctctgaagtctctcagcctcactcacctcacagagtgtttgttgtgggggaggaagggaaaagagaatgttagccgctttgagactccttaaagggagtgaaaggcgggatatcaaatccaaactcttcttcttcttctaatcgcTGATAAGCCCATATATATATGGCAGGCCAAAGATGAGATGGAGTAGAATGAAATGGCTCACTTAAGACAGAACATTAATGCCACTGAAGCACCAAAGAGACAGCAGCATTTGTGCCCAGTAACTTGTAGTTAGTAGACTGTTGGGATGTGATTGCAACTGGCATCAGACATAGTAGACTGGAACTGCCTCACCTTACTTGAGTAAGATATCCTTAGGAACAGGGTGGCGAGTTCAAAAATCCTATTCAGTCTTGCAGCCAAATATTCTCCAATTTGAGTAGAAAGCAACGACTGTTTAATATATTTCATGGTTTGTATGAATTTGTATGAATTGTTTGTATGAATCTACTGCTAAAGTATTAAAAAGTAATGAAATAACTAATAGATATatagaggtacctcaggttaagaacagtttcaggttaagaacggacctccagaaccaattaagttcttaacccgaggtaccactgtatatctattagTTAGTTCATTACTTTTTAATACTTTAGCAGTAGATTccagtcaggcataggcaaagtcggccctccagatgttttgggactacaactcccatcatccctagctaacaagaccagtggtcagggatgatggaaactgtagtcccaaaacatctggagggcagagtttgcctatgcctgttctagatctTTTCATTATCATATTTGTTGTGTTCAGAATAAATTGCTCTGATTTTCACAGCAACTATTTTAGGCTGAAAATTCTGTATTGAACCAAAGCCCTCAGCTGGTTCTAGTTTGTGTTTAGATAAAGCTTTGAAGATGAAGATTAGAAAAAGCTCAGGAGCACAAATGTTTGGTACTATTTTGCCAATGATATTAAGCCAACATTTtagtgctgatttttttttttgaagagcaaacaatatttttctttagACATTTAAAAGAGCTGGTGTttattctcccctccctctcctctcattTCGATTGCATAGGTAGCTTTATCACTCCAAAGGCAAACCGTGATGTCTAATGAATGTGAATTAtctgaggaggagaaaacaaatgTCATCTGCAGCTTGCTTCAACAAGCTCCCCCGGGCGAATACAGGAATGTTTTTGAAGACCTCCGCATTCTAGCTCACGACGACCATCTCATGAGGTACAAGGCTGCTCAGGTGTGTGCCAATCACACCAGGAAAAACTTCACAGCTGTGCGTGTAAAAGGGGAGAATGCTCTCGTGACTCGCTACAACGATCTTGGAGGAAACCGCTTCTTTGATCCACAGATCAAACTTTCCTTCAGGTTTGATCACCTGACCAAAAGAGTTGATAAAGTTTTGCTTTATCACAGCGTCAGGAAAGACCGTGCAGAGTTATGGAGGGAAACACTCAACATCATTCTGGAGTCCTACATGAGGAGACACTTCCTTTCAGGAGACTGCCGTGTCTACAAAAAAATGATCGGGAGCAACCCCTTCTTTGTGGTCTGCGTTGAAGCCCATCGGCACGACGATATCTGCAATGCCATTTGGAAATCTGAGTGGACTATCGCCTTTGCACCGCCAACAGCACAGGTCGCAGGGAAAATTGATCTGCAGGCGCACTATTTCAAGAAAGCTAACCTCCACTGGACAGCAAGCAAAGATGTTAGAGAGTCCATATACATAACTGGCCGGGTCCAGTTTGCTATAGAGTTTGTGAAATTAGTTGAAGCCGAAGAGAGCAAATTCCAGACTGATTTGGTGGAGAGGCTCCAGAAGTTGTCGGATAAAATATGGAGAGCACTGCGcagaccactcccagtcactcgTACTGTCATCAGCTGGGATAAACTGCTGACTAGTTAGAGGAGAGAGGTGAAGGCATCCTGAAGTGATGTCCCATTATGCTTGCCGAAGTGTCTTGTGTGAATGAAATATTGGCCAAATAAAACAACAATCGCTGAGTACATTCACATTGATTCCCTTGATTTATTGCCTGATAGTTCATGGGAATGCAGAGTCCTTCGGCAGAATGAATAGTACGCAGGTCAGTCGTGTCTCACCAGGagttatttcatttcattcctcATGTGCTGGGCAAAATACCAGCATCCATTGCAAAATAAGGTTTTGTCCTTTAATATGAAAAGGAAGATGAAGAGTGGAACGACGAAACAGAGAGAAGCCCTATACTGCATATGTATGTCTCAAAATATTATTTCTCTTTAAACAACCAACTGTTTGTGAGCCTCAGATGGTTCTTTGGAGAAAACTAGGGAGCTAGATTTGTTTCTTGCTCCCATATTTCTGAATACATTTGGATGGTTGGTCATCCTAAGaactttcccctttctccttttcCATATGATGCAGAGTGGCTTGCTTGAgctgactgtgttttgcattaTTTCCGCTCTATGTACCAAATAATTTACATTTATTAAATGGATTAAGAAATAAGGACAGCTCTGGAGAAGACTTTGATCCACTGAGGGTGCTAGAGATAAATCttgggcccagtatacctaaaggagcgtctccacccccagctttctgcccggacactgagctccagctctgagggccttctggtggttctctccttgcgagaagcgaagctacagggaaccaggcagagggccttttcagtattggcacctgccctgtggaacaccctcccatcagatgtcaaggaaataaacaactaactgactttcagaagacatctgaaggcagccctgtttatggaagtttttaatgtttgatcaagtttttaatttctgatgagggatgcgggtggcactgtgggttaaaccacagagcctaggacttgccgatcagaaggtcggcggttcgaatccccgcgatggggtgagcttccgttgctcggtccctgctcctgccaacctagcagttcgaaagcatgtcaaggtgcaagtagataaataggtaccgctccggtgggaaggtaaatggcgtttccatgcactgctctggttcgccagaagtggcttagtcatgctggccccatgacccggaagcagtacaccggctcccttggccaataaagcgagatgagcgccgcaaccccagagtcggccacgactggacctaatggtcaggggaccctttacctttacctttaatttctgatgagagcaacccagagtggctggggaaacccagtcagatgggcagggtataaataaatgatgatgatgcaatcataaaagcctgctggatcaggccaatgggccatctgATCCAGGTTCCTGACCactcagtggccaatcagatgcctgtgggaaacccacaagcaacatTTGAGAACAAgaccactctctcctcctgtggttttcagcaactggtattcagaatcattactGCCTCCAAGTGTGTTCGTAGGTTCTAGTGTTGTGAGAGGAAGAAATACCTTTGTCTgtgtcatgcataattttataaacttctatcataacAAAAAAGCTGATATCCCTGATATGCTAGCCTTCTAAGCACAGggactggttggttggttggttggttggttggttgactgAAATATTCACAGTTCCACTTTCAGTCTTCTATGGTGTAATTCAGGCACCACAGTGAGAAAAAACTAGGCTGTTATCAAGTTGCTTTAAGGACATGCTTTGCAGCCCATCATGAAAAGCTCAGGAACATTTCTGAGAGCCATTAGCATTCAGCTGAATGCTACCCAGTTAGACAAAGAAAAGTGATACCTGAAGGGGGAACAGTGTAATATGAACATTGTCTTAGACAATtgaattatttattcattaagatttcttttccccctttccccactgGCACTTCTGCTACATTTGCTGAAGTGTTTGCCTTGGAGAATATGTGCATAAGGGAAGTCACTAAGTGCACAGAGTAGGCCACTAATCACGAGGATATTATAATGAGTTTTTCATGGTCCATTGTCATTTAGTTATCTTCATGGAATTACTACCCTCTCTTTGCAAACGGTTCCCATTAGCACGAACATTTAAGAGACATACATATTTATTTCCTGGCATGCAATTTCAAAGGTGGCAATCCTTTCTGGTGCAATGGGCAATCTTCTGGACAGGATTATTATGCATCTAGGCAGATTTAGACACGGGTCAAATTCCATTCCCAGGTATTTGGCAGCGGATCAGGCTAAAGTAGAAAGCGTTGCATCTATGCTGTACCAGCAGAATTTTGCTCACACAATTCTCCCCCTTCCCTGCACATCTTCAACATTTGCTTTGAAAGGCCTCACAAGCCTCCAAACCCTATAAAGAGATACAACATACATATGAGGTCCCCAATCCCCATCCCTCCCAGTATAGAGCCTTTGTGTTCCGTAGCCAAATCCTAGATGAATGAAAATATTAGTTTCGCAATCGATGACAGACAGTAATTCTGAGTGGCCAAAACTGTAGACTAATCGTTATGATTATTCCCCGCCTCTCACCCTGAGGTGATCCCAGGGCGGATTACAACACaagcaatacaaataaataaccaCACATATGCAACTAAAGTCAAACATCAACAATGATAAGGTACGAGGTCTCAGAAATACTTTTCAACAGTTGAAAGCTGAGTACAGATGGATCTAGAGTAGTGATGATGGAGAAATACTATTCCGTTACCATTAAAGGCAGAcatatcaaatttgcactttctgaaagtgTGAACCAATTTGTGAACCAAAGAAAACACAGCCATCTGTCGGAATGTGCACTTCTCcatattttgcagtgcagttctccagccgaaGGAGGTGTAAAAAGATGCATATACTAAtatgtgcattaaaaatgcatgtacaggcaactccccatttgtgtGCATTTGGCACGCGCACAACTGCTGGTGCCGGTGTGTTTTCGGCACCAGAATGGGCCGAGGTGAGCTAGTGTGCAGCCTGACGATGCACACCGTGCCTCGGAACA
This region includes:
- the CAPZA3 gene encoding F-actin-capping protein subunit alpha-3, with product MSNECELSEEEKTNVICSLLQQAPPGEYRNVFEDLRILAHDDHLMRYKAAQVCANHTRKNFTAVRVKGENALVTRYNDLGGNRFFDPQIKLSFRFDHLTKRVDKVLLYHSVRKDRAELWRETLNIILESYMRRHFLSGDCRVYKKMIGSNPFFVVCVEAHRHDDICNAIWKSEWTIAFAPPTAQVAGKIDLQAHYFKKANLHWTASKDVRESIYITGRVQFAIEFVKLVEAEESKFQTDLVERLQKLSDKIWRALRRPLPVTRTVISWDKLLTS